A single region of the Eremothecium gossypii ATCC 10895 chromosome V, complete sequence genome encodes:
- a CDS encoding uncharacterized protein (Non-syntenic homolog of Saccharomyces cerevisiae YLR326W) — MMLLASVPLSYLYRRFVGKYKLEMEDPYFEEVEFEKRPFWGGSTKVVKRRREKVIPDHIPKRDKNVLQRLKKRAYGMDMAFSLCGLRFGWLGILGMLPVVGDIAGVVMSLLTLREANGVQGGLPMGVVLAFLLNIVVDFVVGLIPLVGDMISIAYKANSRNVLVLERYLSQKYAKQHAD; from the coding sequence ATGATGTTGCTCGCAAGCGTACCACTCAGCTATCTGTACCGGCGCTTTGTCGGGAAGTATAAACTGGAGATGGAAGACCCTTACTTCGAAGAGGTGGAGTTCGAGAAGAGGCCGTTCTGGGGGGGCAGCACGAAGGTGGTGAAACGGCGCCGCGAGAAGGTGATCCCCGATCACATCCCTAAGAGGGACAAGAATGTGCTTCAGAGGCTGAAAAAGCGCGCGTACGGGATGGACATGGCCTTTAGCCTCTGCGGGCTGCGTTTCGGCTGGCTGGGCATTCTGGGGATGCTGCCTGTGGTGGGGGACATTGCCGGCGTGGTAATGTCGCTGTTGACACTGCGAGAGGCCAACGGCGTGCAAGGCGGGCTGCCCATGGGCGTGGTGCTGGCGTTCCTGCTGAACATCGTGGTGGATTTCGTGGTCGGGCTCATCCCGCTGGTCGGCGACATGATCTCCATTGCCTACAAGGCCAACTCGCGTAACGTGCTCGTGCTGGAGAGATACCTCAGCCAGAAGTACGCTAAGCAACATGCGGACTGA
- the FCF1 gene encoding rRNA-processing protein FCF1 (Syntenic homolog of Saccharomyces cerevisiae YDR339C (FCF1)), which produces MGRAKKTRKFALVKRTLNAKKDTRIKANAEKEAKKDDPELTKHIPQVSSALFFQYNQAIKPPYQVLIDTNFINFSIQKKIDLVRGMMDCLLAKCVPLITDCVMAELEKLGPKYRIALKLARDPRIKRLNCSHKGTYADDCLVNRVLQHKCYIVATNDAGLKQRIRKVPGIPLMSVGGHSYVIEKLPDVF; this is translated from the coding sequence ATGGGGAGAGCTAAGAAGACCAGAAAGTTTGCGCTAGTGAAGCGAACGCTGAATGCCAAGAAGGACACACGCATAAAAGCCAACGCTGAGAAGGAAGCCAAGAAAGATGACCCGGAACTGACGAAGCACATCCCGCAGGTCTCCAGCGCGCTGTTTTTCCAGTATAACCAGGCCATAAAGCCGCCATACCAGGTTCTGATCGATACCAACTTCATCAACTTCTCCATCCAGAAGAAAATAGATCTCGTGCGCGGCATGATGGACTGTCTGCTCGCCAAGTGTGTGCCGCTGATCACAGACTGTGTCATGGCCGAGTTGGAGAAGCTCGGACCCAAATACCGGATAGCGCTGAAGCTTGCGCGGGACCCCAGGATCAAGCGCCTAAACTGCTCACACAAGGGCACGTACGCAGACGACTGCCTCGTCAACCGTGTGCTGCAGCACAAGTGCTACATCGTGGCCACAAATGACGCGGGCCTCAAGCAGCGTATCCGTAAGGTGCCTGGCATCCCGCTAATGAGCGTGGGAGGCCACTCATATGTCATCGAGAAACTACCTGATGTATTCTAG